GATACGCGCAAGGCGGCGGGGTTGCACATCCATATCGCAGAGGTGACGGAGGGGCATATCGCCAAGGGCCAGCCCGCCAAGCTAGAGGTGGACCATGCCCGCCGCAGCGCCATCCGCGCGAACCATTCGGCCACGCATCTGCTGCATGAAGCCCTGCGCCGCGCGCTTGGCGAACATGTCGCGCAGCGAGGCTCGCTGAATGCGCCCGACCGTCTGCGCTTCGATTTCAGCCATGGTGCCGCACTTGGCCTTGACCAGATCGCGCAAGTCGAGGCCGAGGTGAACGCCTTCATCCGCCAGAACGGCGCGGTCGATACCCGCATCATGACGCCGGACGATGCCCGCGCCTTGGGCGCTCAGGCCTTGTTCGGCGAGAAGTATGGCGACGAGGTGCGCGTGGTGTCCATGGGCACGCTCGCCGGGTCCGGCAAGGGCACCGAGGGCAACACCTATTCGCTGGAGCTGTGCGGTGGCACGCATGTCGCGCGCACTGGCGATATTGGCGCATTCGTGGTGCTGGGCGACAGCGCCAGTTCCGCTGGCGTGCGCCGGGTCGAGGCGCTGAGCGGTCAGGCCGCGCTCGACTACCTGCGCGCGCAAGATCACCGTTTGGCCGATGTGGCTCTGGCGCTGAAAACGCCCGCGGCCGATGTGCCCGCCCGTGTGCGCGCTTTGATGGACGAACGCCGCGCGCTGCAAAACGAGGTGGCGCAACTTAAGCGTCAGATCGCGATGGGCGGTGGGTCCGCCGAGGACGCCCCGCAAGAGGTGGGTGGAATTAAGCTGATCGCCCGCGTTATGGAAGGGGTTAGCGGCAAAGACTTGCCCGCGTTGATCGACGCGATGAAGGACAAGCTGGGCAGCGGCGCCGTGGTGCTGGTGGCCGATACCGGCGGCAAGCCCGCCGTGGCAGCAGGCGTGACCGGCGATCTGACCGAACGGATTTCGGCGGTTGATCTGGTGCGCGCGGCGGTCACCGAACTGGGCGGCAAAGGCGGCGGTGGCCGCCCCGACATGGCGCAGGGGGGCGGGGCCGATATTGCCGGGGCAGAGGCCGCGCTGAAAGCCGCCGCCAATCACATCGCCGGGGTCATGGCATGAGCGCGCTTTGGATTGCCCATGTTACCGTCACGGATGCCGATGCTTACGGCCAATATGCCAGCCGCGCGACCAAGGCGATTGCCGATCATGGCGGCGTGTTCTTGGCGCGCGCAGGCCGCGCTGTGCAGCTTGAAGGGCAGGGACACCCGCGCAACGTGGTTGCGCGCTTTCCATCGGTCGAAGCGGCGGTCGATTGCTATAATTCGCCCGCCTATCAAGAGGCGCTGAGCTTCGCCAAAGATGCCGCAACCCGTGAGCTTGTCGTGGTCGAAGAGATCGACTGATCCTTCATCCCTGCATAGTCTCCTCAGGGCGGGTGCCATTGGGCGAAAGCCCGGTGGCGGCGGGGCGGGCAGCCCCCAAGCACCATCAGCCGCTACGCGAATGGATCGCTTGGGTAGCTGACCCCGGTCAGGCATAGCCCATCGGGTGGGCTGACCGGGCCGCAGGCGGCGCGGTCGCGCGCTTCCAGCGCGGTTTTCACGTCATCCGGCGTCCAAGCGCCTGCGCCCACGCGTTCCAGTGTGCCCACAATGCTGCGCACTTGGTTGTGCAAGAAGGACCGCGCGCGCAGATGGAAGCGGTATTCGACCCCGCCGGGTATGTCGAAAGCCTCTATCTGCAACGCGTCCAGCGTCTTGACGGGCGACTGTGCCTGACATTGGCTGGCGCGGAAGGTGGTGAAATCATGCAGGCCGATCAGGTGCGCGGCGCCGTCGCGCATGGCCTGCACATCCAGCGGGTGGCGGATATGCCAGACAAAGCCGGTATCCAGCGCAGGCGGGGCGCGGCGTGACAGCAGGCGAAAGGTGTAGCGCCGCTCCAACGCCGAAAACCGTGCGTGAAAATCCTCATCCACAGCCGCGCAGGCCAAAATGGCGACCGGCAGGGGTTTTAGATGGTGGTTCAGCGCCTCGCCCAAGCGGAACGCGTCCCAGTCGCGGGTCATGTCGCAATGGGCGACCTGTCCGGTCGCGTGAACCCCGGTATCGGTCCGGCCCGCGGCGGCAATACTGGGCACATCCGCGTCCAGCCGGGCCAGCGCCGCCTCGACCGCGCCTTGCACCGAGGGCAGATCGCGTTGGCGCTGCCAGCCGCAGAACGGGCGGCCATCATATTCGATTTTCAGGGCATAGCGGGGCATGGCAACGGGTTAGCGCCGCGCGGCGACAGATGCAATTACCCTTCGGCGCGCAGCACCGCGCGCAATCCGCTGCGGTAGTCGGGGTAAAGCGGCTGCCAGCCCAGATCAGCCTTGATGCGGTCATTCCGCACGCGCTTGCTTTCGGAATAAAAGCTGCGCGCCATGGGCGACAGATCGGCGGTTTCGAAGGCAATTTCAGGGGGTGGTGCCATGCCCAGAAGCTCGGCAGCATAGGCGATCACGTCTTGCGGCGGGGCAGGGTTGTCATCGCATAGATTATAGACGGCAGAGCCCTTGTCCGACTGGATTGCAGCCAGCAGCGCCGCGCCGATATCGTCGCGGTGAATGCGCGAAAACACCTGTCCGGGTTTGATGATGCGTTGCGCCGTGCCCGCGCGCAACTTGGCGAAGGGGCCACGGCCGGGGCCGTAGATGCCCGCCAGCCGCAGGATATGCAGACGGGTAGGGCTGGCATTCTGCCACGCGACTTCTGCCGCGACCCGGGCGCGCCCGCGCGCGGTGCTGGGGGTAAGGGGCGTGTCCTCGTCCACCCAAGCGCCGCCATGGTCGCCATAAACGCCCGTGGTCGAGAGGTATCCGACCCAATCCAGATGCGTGGCCTGTGCGATGTCCGGCGCGTGGTCGGCCAGCACCGGGTCGCCCTCTGGCCCCGGCGCGACAGAGCATAACAGATGCGTGGCGCGTGACAGTGGCAAAGGGGTGCCGGGCCAGATCAGTGGCTCTATGCCGGCGCGGTCCAGTTGTGCCGCACGTTCTGCGCTGCGTGTGGTCCCGATGATATGCCAGCCCAAAGGCAGCAGCAGGTCCGCCAGCGCCTGTGCGCTGTAGCCATGCCCGATGGAAAGAAGCGTTTTTGTCATGCCGCGACTATCGGGCGGCAAGCGGTGCGACGCAAGCGTGGATTGAGGTATATCAAAGACAGGTTTACTGCGGCGGGATAGGATAAGGCATTCAAAATTAGACAGGATTGTGCCTATGAAAGATTCCGACGCTGTGACCGCCCCGCTTTCTGACGTGATTGCGCCAGAGCAGACCGATGTAGCTGCGGCGGCACAGCCTGCGCCAGAATTGGCAGAACCCGCACGTCTGAAACCCGCGCCTGCCAAATATGCCTGGATGCCGGATCCCGATTCGTTGACGCAAGACGAAATTCGCAAGTTCTTCGAATCCGACCGCTACCCGTATCGCTACAAGATGGCCCGCGCCCCGTACGAGGCCGAAAAAGCCCGGCTTCAGGCAGAGCTTCTGAAAGTGCAGAAATGGGCAATCGAGACCGGCGAGCGGTTCGTGTTCCTGTTCGAGGGGCGCGATGCGGCCGGGAAGGGCGGCACGATCAAACGTTTCAACGAGCATCTGAACCCGCGGTTTGCCCGCGTGGTCGCCTTGAACAAACCGTCAGAGGCAGAGTTGGGCCAGTGGTATTTCCAGCGTTATGTCGAACATCTGCCGACGAGCGGTGAAATGGTGTTTTACGACCGGTCTTGGTATAACCGCGCGGGCGTAGAGCGCGTGATGGGGTTCTGCACGCCGACGGATTACCTTGAATTCATGCGCCAAGCGCCGGAATTTGAACGGATGCTGGTGCGATCCGGCATTCGCCTTTTCAAGTTCTGGTTTTCTGTCACCCCGGAAGAGCAGCGCCGCCGCTTCGCTTCGCGAGAAACGGACCCTCTGAAACGCTGGAAATTGTCCCCCATCGACAAGGCGAGCCTTGGGAAATGGGACGAATATACGCAGGCCAAGGAAGCGATGTTCTTCTATACCGACACAGCGGACGCGCCTTGGACAGTGATAAAATCCAAAGACAAGAAACGCGCGCGTCTGGAATGCATGAAGCATGTTCTGTCTACGCTGGATTACCCCGATAAAGACCCCGAGATCGCGCGCAAGCCCGATCCGCTGATCGTGGGCCGTGCGCGCCATATGGTTCTGTCGGGCGCAGAACTCGGGCATGTCATGGGCGCGTCGGCCGGGTAGGGCCGATGCCGCCATGCTCCGGCGCGGTCAGCGCTGGGGCGGGGGGCCGTCGCCATTCTGTGTGTGGGCGGTCACGTCGCCTTTGGGGCGGTCATCCTCGGGACCCTTTTCAGCGGTTGGACGATGTTCGCGCGCTGCCAGCCGGGCCAGATTTGGTCGCGGCTTTTGACCGAGAGCGCGAGGAGGGGGCGCAGCTTGTGCCCCTGGTATTGCGTTGCTATTCTTCGGCGTGCGCCCTGATCGCGGCCATGGGCGCTACGTCTTGCCCGTGATTGTTTGTGTTCGGTCGCGTGTGAAGGGGGCATGAATATGCAGCATGTTTGGGTTTATTGGCAGAATAAACCCACGTCGCGTGCGACACCTGACTATATTGAATTGTGTCATCAGACCATGAGGCGGCACGCGGACGGGGTGCAGCTTCATGTTTTGAACGAGGACACGATACACGATTATCTTGACGATCTGGAAGATGATCTGGACGAGATCACGGTCCGCCATCTGGGGCGCGAATTCGTCTCTGTGTCGCATAAGGTAGATGTGCTGCGGGCCCGGCTTTTGCAGAAATATGGCGGTGTATACCTCGATTCCGACACGATCGTTTTGCGTCCGCTATCGGACCTGTTGGATCGGACGCGCGGACATGATTTCACCTGCACGCGTATCCGATCTACCGGAGAGAACACCATTCCCAACGGTTTTCTGGCGTCGGCTGCGGATGGCAAGGTCATAAACGCCTATTGCGCGCGGCTGGAGGCACGCCTGGAACAGGGCGGGGTTCTGAGTTGGTGCGCCCTCGGTTCGGATATTCTGACACCTATCGTCGACACAAGACCTGAATTTGTGTCAGAAATCGCAGAGGCCGATATCATGCCCGTGTCATGGATGGAAAAAGACCGGTTTGCCGAAGACATCGCGCTGGAAGATATTGTCACTTCGAAAACTTATACAACTGCCCTGTATCACGGGGCATTCGGACGGCGCATACATGAAGTGCCGCGTCAAACCCTGCTGGATGACCAAACACTGATCGGTCGCTTGTTCCGGGCCGCGCTGAGAGAGGGGTAAGTCACCCACGGCTGGCGTGACGCGGTCAGTTCTGACCGTTCATGCGCCCATCGGGGCTTGTATAAGGGTCTTCTCGGGGGCGCTCCTGGTCCGGAATTTCGCCCGTTACATGATACACCACCTGTTCGGCGATCCCGGTGGCGCGGTCCCCGATGCGTTCAAGGTTCTTGGCGACGAAATGCAGATGCATCCCGGCTGTGATGTTGCGCGGGTCTTCCATCATGTAGGTCAGAAGCCCCCGGAACAGCGAATTATAGCGCTGGTCGGTGTCGAGATCGGCCTCTATCACCGCGCGGGCCTTGTCAGTGTCGCGGTCCAGAAAAGCCGCCAGCGCATCCGCCAACATTTGGGTCACGGCATCCGACATGCGTAACAACGCGCGGTCGGTGCCGATAAGCTGTCCATGCGGACCAAGCGCAAGGCTGCGCTTGGCGATGTTTTTGGCATAATCGCCGCAGCGTTCCAGATGTGCGCAGATTTCCAGCACCGCAAGGACAAAGCGCAGATCAACCGCACTGGGCGCGCGCAGTGCCAGCAGCTTGATCGTGGCCATGCGGGTTTGGGTTTCCAGCTGGTCCAGCGCCTTGTCCCCGGCCTGCACCCGCGCGGCGATCTGCGTGTCGCGCAAGATGCAGGCTTGAACCGCGTCATGCAGCGCATCGCGCGCCATGGACCCAAGCTGGGCAACCGACGCTTCGATAGACGCCAAGTCCCTGTCGAAGCCGGACACGATGTGTTTGTCGGACATGGCCTTGTGACCTAGCCGATACGACCGGTTACATAGCGTTCGGTGCGCTCATCTTTGGGGTTGGTGAAGATTTGCTCGGTTTCGCCATATTCCACCAAATCGCCCAAGTGGAAGAATGCGGTTTTCTGGCTGACCCGCGCGGCCTGCTGCATGGAGTGCGTGACGATCACCACCGAATAGCTCTGGCGCAGCTCGTCGATCAGCTCCTCGACCTGGGCGGTGGCGATGGGGTCGAGCGCGGAGCACGGCTCGTCCATCAGCAGCACCTCGGGTTCGGTGGCGACGGCGCGGGCGATGCACAGGCGCTGCTGCTGGCCGCCGGACAGGCCGGTCCCGGGCGATTGCAGCCGGTCCTTGACCTCGTCCCAGATCGCGCCGCGGCGCAGGGCCTTCTCGACGATCTCGTCGAGATCGGCCTTGTTCTTGGCCATGCCGTGGATCTTGGGGCCGTAGGCGACGTTGTCGTAGATCGACTTGGGGAAGGGGTTCGGCTTTTGGAACACCATGCCGACCTTGGCGCGCAGCTGCACGGGGTCGATCCGCTTGTCGTAGATGTCCTCGCCGTCGATCAGGATATCACCCTCGACACGGCAGATATCAATCGTGTCATTCATCCGGTTGATGCAGCGCAGGAAGGTCGACTTGCCGCAGCCCGACGGGCCGATGAAGGCGGTGACCGTCTTGTCCTCGATGTCGACATCCACGTCCTTGATGGCATGGGTCGCGCCGTAATAAACTTGCACCTTGCGGGCAGAGATCTTGATGTCGGTCACGTCGGCCTCTCGTCTCGTATGGGGGGCATCGTACATGTCGGGGTCCTTTCTTACCACCGGCGCTCGAAGCGGCGGCGCAGGAGAATGGCGGCAATGTTCATGCAGACCAGGAAGATCAGCAGAACGATGATGGCACCGGAGGACCGTTCGATGAAGGCCGGGTCCGACCGCGACGCCCAGGAATAGACCTGCACCGGCAGGGCCGTCGCCGGGTCGAGGAAACCACCCTCGACCGGGCTGGCCGGGTAGTTGGTCACGAAGGCGACCATGCCGATCAGCAGCAGCGGCCCGGTTTCGCCAAGCGCCGAGGCGAGGCCGAGGATCGTCCCGGTCAGGATGCCCGGCGCGGCCAGCGGCAGGACGTGGTGGAACACGGTCTGCATCTTGGATGCCCCCACCCCGAGTGCCGCGTCCCGGATCGACGGCGGCACGGCGCGGATGGCGGAGCGGGTCGCGATGATGATCGTCGGCAGGGTCATCAGCGTCAGCACCAGCGCCCCCACCAGCGGCGCCGAAGACGGCAGCCCGCCGAAGTTGATGAAGACCGCAAGGCCGAGGATCCCGTAGACGATGGAGGGCACCGCCGCCAGGTTCGAGATGTTCACCTCGACCAGATCGGTGAACCAGTTCTTGGGCGCAAATTCCTCGAGGTAGATCGACGCCGCGACCCCCAGGGGCAGCGTGAAGACCAGCACCAGGAACATCATGTAGAGGCTGCCCAGCAGGGCCACGCCCAGGCCCGAGGATTCGGGGCGCAGGTCGGAGGCATCGGGCGCCGTGATGAAGCTCCAGTTGAAGCTGCTGCTCAGGATGCCGGCCTCGATCATCTGGTCGGCCAGGTCAAGCTGCGTCACCGAGACGTTCGAATCGCGCGCGGCGATCTCGCGGTCGACCCGGCCCTTCAGGTAGCCGTCGATGCGACCGGCCGCGAAGGCCTCGAAGGTGATGGTCTGACCGACCAGCGAGGGGTCCTCGAGAACCATGCTCCGCAGGCGCCCGGGAGCGTCCTTGGAGATCATGTCGCCGATCTCCTTGTCGGAGATGCCTTCGACCGCGATGTTCCGCTCGTCCATATACTCCACCAGCGACGTGGCCAGGACGCGACCGTAGCCGATGGTCGTGACCCGCGCCATCTCGGCGGGATCGCGGTTCCCCGTCTTGTCCACGACGCTTTCATCGATCGTGACCGGGAAGGTCAGCTTGGCCTGCACGAAGGCCGAGGAGCCGTCGCGGATGATCGTGAACAGCATGATCGCCAGGATGCTCAGCGCGATGGCGATCGCGATCATGCCGTAGATGCGGAACCGCTTTTCGGCGGCGTTGCGGCGACGGGTGCGATCGCTTTCCGTCAGCAGCGAGGTGGTCGTGCGCATCGGCTCGGCGCCGGAGGCCGGGGATTGCGAAATGTCGGTCATTAGTCGTACTGCTCCCGATACTTGCGGACGAACCACAGAGCGAAGATGTTGAGCCCGAGCGTCAGCACGAAGAGCGTGATGCCGAGGGCGAAGGCCACGAGCGTCTCGGGCGAGTCGAAGGCGAGGTCGCCCGTCAGCTGGCTGACGATCTTCACGGTGATGGTCGTCATCGCCTCGAACGGGTTGAGCCCCAGCTTGGCCGCGGCCCCGGCCCCCATGACCACGATCATCGTCTCGCCGATGGCGCGGCTTGCGGCCAGCAGCACGGCGCCCACGATCCCCGGCAGGGCCGCGGGCAGCACGACCTGGCGGATCGTCTCGGACTTCGTCGCGCCGAGGCCGTAGGAGCCTTCGCGCATCGAATTTGGCACCGCGTTGATGATGTCATCCGCCAGCGACGAGATGAACGGCGTGTTCAGGATGCCGATCACGAGACCGGCGGTCATCACGGAGGAGCCGGAATTGCCCAGCCCGGTCGGCACGGCGATGAAGTCGCGCAGGAACGGGCCGACCGTCACCAGCGCGAAGAGGCCGAAGACCACGGTCGGAATGCCCGCGATCACCTCGATCAGCGGCTTGACCACGTTGCGCACCTTCTTGGGCGCATATTCGGCGGTGTAGATCGCGGTGAACAGACCCAGCGGCACGGAGACCAGCATCGAGACGAAGCTGATGTAGAGCGTGCCCCAGAGCAGCGGCAGCAGGCCGAGGTCGGAGCCGCCGCGGAACTGCGGGTTCCAGACCGTGCCGAAATAGAAATCCGTGATCGGATACACGCTGAAGAAGCGGATCGATTCCGACAGCAGCGACAGCACGATGCCCACCGTGGTGAGGATCGCGATCGTCGCGGCGCCGATGAACAGCCACAGCATGAAGGTCTCGGTGACGTTGCGCGCCCGGAAGTCGCGGTTCGTCCGCTGCACCGCAAGCGCGAGACCGGCCAGGGCGGTCAGGATGACGACGACGCTCATGGCGACCGCGCTGCGCTGCTGCGCGATGCGATAGGCCTTGGCCGCCTCGAAGACTTCGGGCTTGGTCTCGCTGCCGAGCGCGACGCCCACCTCGGCCAGACGCCCGCGGATGTCGCTGAGGTCGGCGCGCATCGTCACCAGTTCATCGTTCGATATGTCGAAACGGTCCTGCATCGCGTCTAGACCGTCAGCGATCCGGCGCACGTCGCTCATCGTCAGCTTCGCCGCATTCGCATCGGCGGCGACTTCCGGACCCAGCTGGCTGATGATGCGCGCCTCGGTCATGGGGCCCTGGATAAGCAGCCAGATCACCATCAGCAGAAATGCCGGGACAGCCGTGAAAAGCAGCGCCGCCTGACCGTAATAGGATGGAAGGGAATGCAGAAGTCGGGAGTTCCCGCCGGCGCTTTGCATTGCCCGCGCTCGGGCCATGAAGAAACCGATTACGGAAAGAACCAGTATGATCAAGGAAAGAAGGCCGACGCTCATGGGAAATCCGCTTTCAGGTGGTGCCCTTGGGCAAGTCAGTGGGAGGGAGAGCGCGCTGTCGCGCTCTCCCCCGGAAGCGTCGGCTTACTCGAGGGGACCCATCGGCGTGCGGGCAGCAACCATCGCCTGGGTCGCGGCCAGTTCCGGGTCGGACACGAGGCCATAGGCCGCGAGCGGGCCGTCCGGGCCTGCCATGTCGTCGGAGACGAAGAAGTCGATGTATTCCTGCAGGCCGGGGATCACGTCCAGGTGCGCGGTCTTCACGTAGAAGAACAGCGGACGCGACACAGGGTATTCAGCCATGGCGATCGATTCGGTGGTCGGGACGACGCCGTTCATTGTGGCGACGCGCAGCTTGTCGGTGTTGTTCTGATAGAACGACAGACCGAAGATGCCGATGCCGTTCTTGTTGGCATCAACGCGGGCCAGTGTTTCGGTATAGTCGCCGTCGATGTCGATCGAGCGACCGTCGGTGCGCAGCGCCATGCAGGACTTTTCAGCATCTTCGGCGCCGGCAGCTTCATGTGCTGCCATCGTGCCGTTCTCTTCGCAGCCCGCGATCAGCACCTTCTCGTCGAAGACTTCACGGGTGCCGTGCTTGGTCCCGGGCACGAAAGCCAGGATTTCCTGCGCGGGCAGAGCCGGGTTCACATCAGCCCAGTTCACGGCGGTGTTGTCGACCAGAGCACCGTCCTTGACGACCTTGGCAGCCAGTGCGGCATGCACGTCAGCCGGGGTCAGCTCGAAGGCCGGGCCATTGACGTCCGAGGCAAACACGATGCCGTCATAGCCAAAGCGGACTTCCATGATCTCGGTCACGCCCGCGGCGGCGCAGTTGTCGATGTCCGACTGCTTGATACGCGAGGACGAGTTGGCGATGTCGATGGTGTTGGTGCCAACGCCTTCGCACATCTTCTTGCGGCCTGCGCCCGAACCGCCACCTTCGACGACGGGGGTCGGGAAGTCGAAGTTTTCACCGAAGGCTTCGGCGACGATGGTGGCATAGGGCAGCACGGTCGAGGAACCGGCGATCTGCACGTTGTCACGTGCAACAGCGGCACCGGCCGAAAGGGCCAGAATAGCGATTGCGGAGGTGGTGAAAGTCAGCTTGGACATGATTGCTCCTTAGCGTTTGCTTTGGATCGGACACCCGATCTGAGTTAGCGGATAGTCCGATTCTGCAACGCTTATACGACGAATACATGACAGTTATGTAACGGGCGGGGCGACCGGGGGCGTTCCTGGGTTAGGGGGCAGACGGCTTTTGACCGAAACCTTAACCGTGGGTCATTGTTTTTGCGCTATGCAGATTGGCGTCGTCGTGCCTCTGCTCCGCGCAGCGCCAAAGCGACGCCCCCCAGAATGCCCGCCGCGCATATTGCCATTCTTATCGTCAAGGGCTCTGCGATGAATAGCGCACCGCCAATTGCCGCGATTGCGGGAACCGAAAGCTGCACATAAGCGGCAGTGCTGCGCGTCAGGGCGGGCAGCACTGCATACCATATTGCATAGCCAATCCCGGATGCCAGCGCCCCCGAGGCAATCGCATAGGCCCAGCCAAGGGGCGAGATCGCGTTCGCCCAAACGGCTGGCGCGGCCAGCACCACGCCGAGCGGGGCGCAGCGCATGAAATTGCCCGCCGTGTCGCGCAAGGGCTGCGACGATCCGCGCCCGATCAGGGTATACGCCGCCCATGCCAGCCCGGCCAGCACCATCAGCGCCACAGACGCGGGGGCAGGCGCGTCGGTCGCGGGCCGCAACAGCAGCGCAAGCGCAAGCAGTGCCAGCGCGAAGCCTGCCATTTCAAGCCTGCCGGGGCGCTCGCCCTTCACGCGCGCCCAGAGCAGAATCCCGATCTGGACCGATGTAAACAGCACCAGCGCGCCCAAGCCTGCGTCAAGCTGCACATACGCCAGCGAAAAGCCGATTGCGTAAGCAGCCAAGGCGGCTGCGCCGCTCCAAGTGCCACCCAACCCTGCACCCGGCCGCGCGGCGCCGCGCAAGGCAAGGATTGCCCATAAGGCAATTGCCCCGGCTGCCAGCCGCAGGCCGCTATAGGCCAGCGCGTCAATCGTGCCATCGGCCAAGGCAAGTCGGTTCAGCACCGAATTGGCCGCGAATGCCACCATCGCCAGAGCGGTCATAAGAAACATGTGCCAGCGCGTCATGTCGGCCCTTTCCGAGTGCGGCCCGCGATCTGGTCGCGCAGTTGGGTCTGATGCCGCAGTATCAATCATTAAAAATGCAGGTGATCTACCCTTCTTTGAACGGGAAAGAGGGCGCACAAAACCCAAAGAGCGTGGGCAACGGCCCTATGTCTATCCGTTTTCGCGATGCAGAAACGGGAAAGCCTGTGCGATTGACACGAAAGCGGCGGTCCGTTTTGACCATAGCACTCTGTCAATGCGATATCTAACCCAGTTCTTTCCTGCAATGTTTCTCAATTAAACAGTGTTTGGCCGGGCGGAGAGCCTTCCGCCCTCGCGCGCGCCGCAACGTAGGTGTAGGCGACCCCGCGAAACCAGGAACCGGTAAAGCGGGCGACGACATCACGCTTGTCGAAGATTGACCATCGTTCGCGCTTGGCCAAAGCGACGCATGGCCAAGACAATGCCGTTC
This genomic window from Roseibaca calidilacus contains:
- a CDS encoding DMT family transporter gives rise to the protein MTRWHMFLMTALAMVAFAANSVLNRLALADGTIDALAYSGLRLAAGAIALWAILALRGAARPGAGLGGTWSGAAALAAYAIGFSLAYVQLDAGLGALVLFTSVQIGILLWARVKGERPGRLEMAGFALALLALALLLRPATDAPAPASVALMVLAGLAWAAYTLIGRGSSQPLRDTAGNFMRCAPLGVVLAAPAVWANAISPLGWAYAIASGALASGIGYAIWYAVLPALTRSTAAYVQLSVPAIAAIGGALFIAEPLTIRMAICAAGILGGVALALRGAEARRRQSA